CAAGCACCTGAATGGCATGAAATTGGCATCAAAACTCTGCCTGACCTACTCTTCTTGCTGTCAGATGAAATCCTGAATGCAATGGATGTGGAGGAACACCTCGGTACCTGAAAATGGTGTTAAGTTGTGCCTGCCACACAAGAAAATGCCATTTTGATTTCATAGAACTCTTACATTTTAGTACTGAACTAACACGTAGTTAGTAATAGATATGCAAAGAATTAGTAGGAAAGACAAGctgttaataaaaataataaataaagtaACTCAGACCAATGGTACTGAccagagggaaaaaagtttgatcttcaaaacctgcagATGGTAAGTTTGTCATTTAGAAGGATTATTTGAACCCAAATAATCCAATTCAGTTTCAAGCATGTAGTGACCACAAAGTTCTTGCACCACGCAAAGCTTTCAGAGAAGTTCGTATTTTGAGACATGACATTCTAGTTTTTCTGAGAGAACCAAGAACTTACTGAAAAGTTGTTGTGACTTATTCAATCATTTCTTGAGCAAATGTTGCAGTTATCACTAGAATCAAGATACTTAAGATGCTGGCATGACTCAATAACTAGCCATTTAACAAGTCTGGTACAAAAAAAACCTAATCACATAGTAGTATCGATTCAGCACACCAATTCCACGCTTCACAAATTCTGCTGTGTAAGAGCCTTCCTTAACGTTGATGCAGGTTAAGTTCAGGTTTTTAGGTCACCGCACGCCCAGATCAGCAGCAAAACATCTGCTACTATGAGCAGCTATACCAAATTGTGCCTTTAGAATGCAAGCTATGAGGAAATCCAGATGGTGATCAGTACCTTGCCACTGAGGGAAGACTACACACACCCCGCCAGTGCGTGCACACTGCAAAGAACCAAGTTACTTGCTGAAACAAAAATACAGATTCTGATACAGACAACACAATCAAAAACAGATTAAGTCACTAAACGTTCAGAttagggggaggagaaaaatcCTTCCAAGACAAGTGGTACAGATGACAAGAACTCTAAAGGCACATTTCAGGTAACGTGGTTCTGCTAAGACCAACTGCTTACACACGCAGGCACAAATCTTAATGGCTGCCTCCCCCATCCcagccctcccctccttctccctcccctcccccccaacaatTAACAAAAAAGAAGTGCATTTTCAGTAATATTAACACCATTCAGTAAATCTGTTCAAGTTCAGATGTTCAGCAGTATTTTCCTTATGGTGAGATGGATTCTCTGCactacttcaaaaaaaaaaccaaaacatttttccAAACAGGCAGGATGATTAGTAAAGGTTCAACTGTTGCACTAGTTAACATTTACTCATCAGAGCCCACTGCTCTCTTCTGTGCCCTCTTGTAGGGCAACCTCCTTGGTGAAGCTTTATCTAGATTGAAAGAGACAAAAGACAGTTACATCAATTGCTGCAGCTATTTCAGACTAGGTGCTAATATTGACCATAAATTTTTCTCCCTCCCAAACACAATCAAAACACCCTTCCTAGTGCAATGCATCATTACAGAGAAGCCAGCTCAAACAACTTAAGACTTTTTAAGTCAGCATCCTAAATTTAAGataataaagaaatatttctgttctgttgCATACAGTTCTGGGGTAAAGGTTCTTACATTTTCCAGTAactaaaacacaaataaaactccccaaaaccccacccctgACACCACCTCCTGATAAAACTGCATGCTCTGTTGTTTAGCAAAGTTTCATGTTCAATAATTACACTTTGAGAAAGTTATTATTTTGGTCATTACAAGCTTGAGAccacctcactctctacaactacctgaaaggaggttggaacaaagtgagtgttggtctcttctctcaaagaaaacgtgataggacaagaagaactGGTCTCATGTGGCACCAGGGGGaaggatttaggttggacataaggaacgatttttttccctgaaagattctctgcccagagaagtggtggagttcccatccctacAGAGACttaaaagccatgcagatgtactgctgaggaacatgatttagtggtgacctggcagtactgAGTTAACAGTGGGACTTTATCATCTTGAAGATATCTTCCAACTAAAATCATTCTGTGAGTTTACCTGCCTGAAGAGTAACCGACCCTCCTTTACACAGCTTTGTCCTGTGTGAAATATTTCTACATTTACATCTACAATATGGATTAACAGCAGGAAAGTGCTTTGGTTGTGgggaaaaagccccaaaaccacaacaaccaaACACCCTTTTCTAGAAGGCATCCACATTTGACTACACAGATATCAATTTAATCAGATATCCCATAGGCAAAGCCTAGGCTTTAGTTATATTATCACTGGGTACCAGAAGCATCTATCCTACATTTGAGACTTTTAAAAGACAGGCCTATGATTGTCCTTTACCACATCCCTACACAGGTACAATTTCAAATTGTAATATTGTAGAGAACACTTCATACTTTGTAGGAAGTGCTGAAATGATCACTAAATATGCACATCTCTCTCTGACACAAGGAGCAGCCATCATGCCATAACCCAATCAGTACAGTATGAAGTGTCTCTCCACAATAATACTAAAGAAACTCTGAGGATCCTGAAGGCCATGTATTTTAAAGGATTCCAGTGTAGAATTTTAATTGGAATTGACAGAGagctaaaaaaaattacaattaagAACAACTTAAACATCAGGTTTTTATGGACTCCAGGTATTAAGATATGAGTATGTATTTAACTTAAGAAAGGGCCCAAATGCTGCCAGGATTTGAACCCATTTAAAGGCAGAAGGTGGCTCTTTGGGAGAAATTAGCATTTAGAGCTTCAGATGTTCTTGCTAGATTGAGGCTTTTCAAACTCCTCTGTCTGGATTTCACACTATCGTTCTTATGTCTCACAGAAGACAGTGTACTCTGAAGTAAGTACAGTAAAAAAGGGTGAAGGAATCAAAACTGAAGTCaactcctggcacaacttcctATCAGTGTCCTTCTACATTGATTAAAGCTTGGAACATGCTTTTTCCATCAAAACAAGTCTTTTTCAAGTAAAAGTAGGTCCTGCAAATGGTTTTAAAAGCACTTCTCTGAGATGCACTCGAAGTGAGGCTATCTCACCTCACCCCAGCCAATGCTACTGGTACTAGGTGTTCACCTGGGAGAATAACAACCCAGGAAGATAAAACTGGCTATTAATTATGACACCCAAGGCTGAGGTTTGTTTGTCACTGAAACAAGATGTGCTCAGCCACTGCTCATGATCAGTTCTCCACATCCCTCATGTAGCATCAGCTTGACACTACATTAAGCCAGTGGAGAAAGCAAGATAGACAGCTGGATTTGATATAAAGGGTTCTGAGAACTGTCAGAGGAGACAACAGCAGTTCAGCAATATTCTACTGCAATCATGTCACTACAAACAGAAACATAAATATAGATACATACTTATAATATAGAAAATGTTTATAAAAGGTGTTTGTGTGGTTGCATGCATCTGTTCTCTAATCTTCTACTGCTCATGCTACCAACCCAGTCGCTGCATGCAGGAAGCTCTACATATATTCATGCCCAATTATCACATGGAAAAACAACTTAAGCACTTCCACTCTTTAGATCACCAATTTGCCTCACCTCTTCTACTCTGCACTGAAGccacaggaaagcaaaacagaagaaacaaacagcaagAGAAGTTAGAAatatccaaacaaacaaatggtcTAAAGATATCAAGTATTTGGTTTACTGTTGGCATTTCAGATATCAAGTGGAACTTATGTAATTTGAGACTTGTGAAGGATATTAATACCAAGTCTTAACATGGCTTTAGTTAATTAAGACTTGTTTCTAATGTTTATTTGAACCTTTGGTGTATAGGCAAACTTCCAAACAACGTACAGAACCTTTGAAATtatatttctcctttttaacCCTCCTTTGTGACCCACTTGATCTTTCCCAAGAACTTTTGCAGAGGGttgggtggggaaaaaagaatttaTCTAAAACTGAAGTGCTAACAAATATTAAGTAATTATTCTGGCCTTGATTTCAGAAACTGTAATCTGAATTTAATTCTGAACAAAAGGTTTTGAGATTTTACACTGTTGAAAAAAGTCACCAATAGTCATTATTGTATCAGCCAGTGAGGCTTGTTTTATACAAGAACAGGCTGCTAGTGTAACAGTCTAAGCACAGTTCTTTAGACAATCTTTTATTCcctagaagagagaaaaattggtATCAGATGCTTATTCAGTTACAACTAATTTAAGTAATTTTCTTATGCTCTAATTTGTGGCAAGCAGGCTACTTACTTATTTGATTTAAAGTTTCTTGGGGAATCCAGCTCATATCAACATCATTCTGATTTGATGTTCCCATCTCTACTTTCTGTACTGGtcttttcctctgaaaattcaagagagaaatatttttctttccacaaaGTATTAGAAATAATTGCAATTCATTTAATTGAATTATTAGCTATTTCACTAAAAGACAAACTTAAGGCAAGTCAACATATGAAGTATGCCAATGTACTGGCAGCTTAGCTTTATCTTTACTGTTAGCATTTACTTATGCTTGGGATTACCACTTCTAATGCCTCGTAATAATTATTCTTATAATACTTAATACAAAGGTACCAAGATTTCATCCAAACCTGGGCAAGTTAATTCTACCTGTTATGAAAAATGGCAGATGATTAATCGAACTTTGTGATGACCAGCTTCATTATAACTTTCTCAGATTAGCACATGTTTTTTGTACTGTTACCTTACAAAATACCTCAGAGCACAGTAAGGGAAGCTATTTCCAAAGTATCCTATTCCAGACTGCACAAAGACATAACGTATGCACTGTGTGCAGGTGAGACTCCAGCAGCTTTTACCTGCCAGACCACCCACAGCTGTTAGAGCACTATAAATGGAAGCCACTTGtaagtatttttaaatcctCTCTGGTTTCCCCTAAAATCTTTAAGGTCTCATTTCTAGAAGTAAATCATCTTCtctgaattttaggaaagcaactTTCCAGCTGTTCATGGAGTTAAATCAGTAGGACCCCATGAGAAACAATACTCAGGGGAAGTGGAGCAGAACAGAGATGGCAGACCTTTAAGGATGCTTTCCAGAGTGCAAGAGCTCCTCAGTCCCCAGGTGTAAGAAATGATGCAAAGAAGGGAAGAGACTGGCATGGCTGAGTCAGACCTGCTGCAAAATAAAGAGTAACAGGAAACTGCACAGACAGTGGAAGCAGGGACAAGTAAGCTGGGAGGAGTGTAGGAACACTGCCTGGTTGTGTAGGGATGAGATCAGGAAGGCCAAAGCACGGTTGgagctgaacttggcaagggataCAAAGAACAACAAGAAGGGCATCTACAGGTACATCAACCAGcaaaggaaggttaaagaaagcGTTTTCCCTCTGATGAATAAGAATGGAGAACTGCTGTCAACAGACAAGGCAGAGGTCCTCAACATTTCtgcttcagtcttcactggcaaccttGCTCCCAAGTTGATCAGGTTCAGTATCACCTGAGGAACCTAAACATACACAGATCTGTAAGACCTGATGAGATCATCCCAAGGTCCTGAACGAATTGGGTGACACAGACACAAAGTCACTGTCCACAATATTTGAAAATTCACTGCattcaggtgaagtccctggtgactggtAGAAGGGATATTGTGCCCATTTTAAAGAGGGTAGAAAAGAGGACCCTGGAAATTATCAACCTGTCGGTCTCACTTCTGtgcccaggaaggtcatggaacagatcctcctaaaAGCTATGCTAATGCAAatgaaggacagggaggggatccAAGCGTGGCTTCACCAAGAGCATACCCTGCCTCACCAATCTAGTGGCTTTCtagtgactacatcagtgggCAAGGGAAGACCAAGGCATGTCATCTCTGtggtcctgcacctgagttgGGGCAATCCTCAGTACCAGTACAGGCTTGGGGATAATGAGATTGAGAATAGCCCTGAAAAAAAGGACTTTGGGATACTAGAGGACAAGAAGTTACTGGAGGACATGGGCCAGTAATGTGCAAatcgcatcctgggctgcatcaaaagaagtgtggccagcagatggagcaaagatattctgccactctgctcttgtgagccCTCACTTGAAGTACTGTTTCtacctctggagtcctcaacacaggaaagacacagacctgctggagcatgtccagaagagggccacaaagatgatcagagggctggaacacctctcctatgaagacaggctgagggagttgagcttgttcagcctggagaaagaaggctctgggaagaccttatagcagcatttcagtatctgaaggggacctacaaaaaagctggagagggactgtttagaagggcatgtAGCaaaaggatgaggggcaatgattttaaactagagccgggtagatttaggctggacattagaaggaagttcttcgcAATGAGAATAGTggtgacattcaaggtcaaacttaatGGGCCCCTGAGCAACTTGATATAGTTAaatatgtccctgctcagttcaggggtgttggacaagatgatcttcaagggtcctttccaagccaacgcattccatgattctacctGTACCATCATATGCCAGAGTGATTACcaaattgctttcttttcctacaGGTAAAGACTTGTATTAAGCACACAGAGAAAACATGCTCCTCACCTTCCTAGATTCTAGCAGCTGATGTAGGCCAACAATAACGAGTAGACCAAGTCCAGCGAGGAACATGTACATGAAGATCCTTTAAGAAACAGTGTAAGAAACAATTAACTAAAAATCTTAGGTGCTTCAGAGTTTACAAAGAGGTATAGAAATTAGGTCTGACTTTAGCCACAGCCTCACTTGATATTTCTCAAGAGCTTTTGTAGGTGGGTGggggaaaaaccccacaattaATCCAAAGTGCTAACAAACATTATGCAATTAATAATTAAGTAATCTTAATTACAAACACCAAAATATCTGAAAAAATGCCATATTAAAAGGgtaactgttaaaaaaaaaatgactgaaGTTACTAACTGCAAGGACTCTTGCAGTATCGATTTTCAAGATGCTAGGTCACAGGTAATATCTACATTTGAGAGCTTTAACCACCTACCAAACCCTTAAACATCTCTTACACACTTTTAGCACAGTATGCAAAAGGGTATTAGCTTATTGGTACCTTTTAGGTACCAATTTCTTGGCAGAAGAGCTTTCGAAGGTCTTGCTTATCATGGTCTGCATTCCAGATAGAATTCTATGAACACAAACAATTCTTTTATCtgttcattttggtttgttttgaagaaTTCTACCTGAAATGCCTGCTGGTACTTAGGAAGAGGTGAACATAAATAATGTGTGAAGTTAATatggggaggaggcagcagtttACACGTACAGAATCTATTCCAAGTTGAACATCTTAACTTGGATTTATGACAAAGGAAGTTAAGGAGTTAAACCACAAAAGAGAAATAACTGAACGTTGTTGGTTTAGGGTAATTACCTACTCACAGGTCATTTACTCAAACTGGTTCAAATAATGTGAATTCTTTTAAGACTTCTTTTAGCAAACACACTTTTATGTGACCAAATGTTGTTTCACTGATGCTATTCTAAGAAATACAAATTCATGCAACAGTCGTTTCTTTTGGTTCCCTTTCTGAAAGGGAAGCTTGCTCAGCAGGCAGTTTCTACCTGTGGCAGGAGAATTCAAATATTCAGCACCATCTACAACTATTTCTGATGATTTTAATTCAGAAGTTCTCTTAAAATTCCACTCCAGTGCTAGAATACTTGAAAGCAAATCAGCACAACATGGGATTGCAATGTATAAGGTGTCAGATGTACCCAAGtctttcagacagaaaaaaaccacttGTGTAAACTGCTCACTGATGCAGTACCAATCCTGAATATCCCTTGTATTAATATAAATcttaatttaggaaaaaaagctcGTATCTCAGTCTATCAACCCTGTACAAGTCAAATGCTTGCTGCACCAACAGCAAGAGAGCAGACATAATGTTCAATAAAATCAGAATGCAAGAACTTTTCATGTTAGTTCCATTAATAACTTGTTCTTCCAGTATACCAACTAAACCAAACTCTCCAGCTTCCTTACGTTTCTCCATCCAGCCCATCTTCTTTCTCAATGACTGTAACAGTCTGATTGAAGACAGCATCTTGAAATATGTTGCCCTAGAACAAGGTTTCCACATTTTAAAGTCATTTCTTGAACACatacacatttttctctttcacatgCTAGGAAAACCTCTAAAAAGCAATAAATCCTGCACCAGTCTTGATTATCAGCGGTGAGAGCTTGGCTCAACACATAAAAGCACAAGTACTTTGGTGGAAGTATGAAGAATAGTTTTGGTGTTAACAGAAAAGTTACACCTAGCCTTGAAGATGTTATTTCAAGTAACAAGGCAGTGCATGGGAAGGGCTCTTTCTTACCTGAACAATCAAAACACAAAGGTACAGAAGCCTGTTAAAGTTTGGCCTGTGCTAAATGCTTTTGGATAGCTGTCCCCCAGACTTGCAGAGACTGGTCAGTTGTTTGCTCAAAATCAAGTTTGCAGATGGGATTCAGGTCGATAATTTGTTAGCAAAGCCCAATTTGAAAAGCACAGTGGAATTTAAGTCATActaaagaaaatttttttttttttgagtacaGCTCAAACTACGCAGTTCTAAGGCATTCTAGCTTCCActgctccttctctggggagattccaaatccacctggatatTGCAACCACAGCAACtcgctctgggtgaccctgctttagcagagaggttggactggacctccagaggtcccttctaacctccaccatgctgggattctatggGGGGACTATTGTGAAACACACAGTCATACACTGTGCTTCTGTATCTCTGATTTGCTTAAAACCACAAAGGCATTTCACAGCCTGAAGAGGCAGTAACTTGACTCAGTCATTAGTTCCTGGTATTTCCACATCAAGACTAAAATGAATCACAACATCAGGCTTACATTTACATCTCTGTAGTTGAGATTGATAACCAGTCCAAAGGGACGACCACCCATAGGCTCAGCAGGGATGAAGGAATATTCAAAGGTGGCTTGTCTCTGTGGAGGAACTACTGTATTCAGAGGGAGAGCTGTGAAGTTCTGAATGTAAAACTGGTAATCTTGAGGATAACGGAAAGAAGCATCCAGAGACTCAACAATGAAATCCTCTGTACCCTTATTGGTGAAGCCCACCAGGAATTTTACAATGTTGTTGGCTGGGAAGTCTAAAATACAAAAAGTATTCATCCATTAGAAACTTCATACACCACACCTAAGCCCATTTCTAAACAGTGTCTAGAGCAAATTCTGGCTGTTTAGAGCTTCAGTATTTTACACACATACTGATGTAGTCTACACAACAGTAAGGAAGATGGCAGATTAGGACGGGACTCTTACCTTCACCTTTCACAAACAATATAGTTGTATCAGCACTGGGTGAGGCTTTAGGTTCTCCTGACaagtcttcctcctctttttcttctgtctaaGACAAGAGACTTATTTAAAAATCCTATAAGGAATGGTGAAGCAAAGATCATGCTGGTTCCATGAAAATCCCATGTATCAAGGCACACAACAGGAAGCACTACTATCAAGTTTTGCTCTTGTGGGATCAGCACCTAGTCTGTTCTCCCTCTAGATTTGATTGGCATAATTTTCAGCATTTATCATTCTCCTTGTGACCAATCTGAACTGCAGTTAGCTGCACTGAAAGGTTTATAGTCAACGAACAATGTTAAAGTCTCTGtctgaggaaggaaaataaCAGAAACGAAATTTACACATTCACATCTATTGCTGTTCAGGAAGAAACAGGCATTTCCAAAATTACACGCAACCATATGGCAAATGCGAGTTGCTTTCACTACAAAGTAAGTGTTTATAGAAGCTTTCTATTCAGTTTTAATTAGCTAGTGTCATGTATGCCTGAAAACAGTTAATGTTAGAACCAGTAAGCCTGTGGATTCAATTATTGAAGCTCACCTTCGTGACGATTCAATACTTAATTTGGCAAATGGGAGCATTAAGGGCTTATTTTCCATGTGGGGATCATGGGATCAGCACCTCCCCCACGCAGTAAAGGCAGGGCTGAGCCTATTTTGAACTGCCTGGACTAACTGCTTTTGAGTTAGATCATGTGATTTCCTTGCTTAAAACACCACTCAAACCAGTGGATAGGCTTCTGGGTCAGTCTATGTGTACCATGATCTAGGGAAGTCATGAACCAGAGTTGAGCACCCACCACCTTCCTTTCAAGAAGCTATACAAAACAAACTTATTTCAGtggcaaagaaaagaaactacCTATCATAAACTacttattaaaaacaaattacatCCAAAAGCTTATTTAATAATATTATGTCATCTTCTCCTAATAATGTCCCAAGCTTTATTATACACCAGAAACTGAGACATTTTTGTACCTATTTAAGCATACTGTCTCGAAGTCTAATACTCTACTGCCACAAGCAGACCAACTACATAAAGTGTTTCACTTTGTTCTGATAAGTAAGTAACCCATCAgaatggattcatagaatggtttgggttggaaaggatcttaaagatcatataGTTCCGACCCctgtgccacaggcagggacaccttccaatagaccaggttgctgaatgtctcattcaacctggctttgaacacctccaggaagtgaAAATAAGCCACAAAAAAGATTTTCAGAATTAATACTGAATTTAACTAAGATTATCTTGCCCCTTGAAAATAGATACCAACACTAGAAGGAAGTAGTCCTATACCCAGCGTCCATCTCAGTTTATACAGGTGCAGCTTAAGCTGGAAAAGAACAAGGGGCTCCTGTGAGAATTTGGTTCTCTCATTTGATGTACAGTTACCAAGTCTGTTGGCTCATCTTCCTCAACTTCagcttcatcatcttcatcttcaACTACAGTATCTTCCACAGCTTCCTCATCTTCTGTAGCATCCTGAGCTGCAACTAACAAACCTGAACCCACCAAAACAAGAAGCAAACAGAAGACTTTTCAGTGACTAGTTAATCAAGAGGAAACACATTGGAGTTCAATTTTCAAACTTTCTAAACTACTCAATTCAAGCACTGGGCTGATATAGTACAAACAATGGCCACAGGATGAAATTCTGTTTGCAGTTTACAGCATATGATACCCtaagaattttaaaaacatataCAACAAACTACAGCgtttttgatttttaaataaactACCATTTTCAGCAATGAAATAGAAGGAATGAATGGACAATGGATTCACaaaagcctgaaaaaaagaTCTAACTGTCATGAGTGCACATTTGCAATAAAGATCAAAAAGCTTTCACGGGGAACAAAAGAAGGACAAATATATCCAAGGACCTCAGGATTGTCAGTGatagatagaaaaaaaaagcaaatgtcaACCCTTCTGTTATCTTTAGAAGGTACACTCAAAGACTTCTGCTCAACCACGTGCAACACTTAACCCAAGACTAATAGCAGGGATTCTGTTTGATGAAGTTTTAAGTTTACacataaagattttttttaatttgaaccTTTGTATCTGAGCTGGGTACAGGTAAGTTACAGGCACTTTTCACAAGCAATTGTGCTAGCAGAGTGTCAAAGACCCTTGATTCATGACTTTCATGGCTGTCAGaagggatgatgatgatgtggCATGAGTGGGAAAGGAAAGCTCTGGGAAGGAGCTAATGCAgagtgggagctgctgcctgctggaaggCCTGGGCGAGGTGGCTGTCCTTCTGGCCTTCCAGAATTTAGTAGCAGAGAGGCAATTTCCAGCTCGTAAATCAGATAAGAGGTGAGTGAAGGACACTCGGGGGGTTAAGGGACACGAGGTGGGAAGAAGCCCGCGATTCTGCTGTGGAAGTTTCTGTGGAAGCCTGCACCATCGGAGAACGGGAGTAAAGAAAGTGACAGCCACGGTGCTACACCCTTGAGTGGGGTTTGAGCGGAACAGTTGCGCCCACGTGGCTTTCCGAGGCCGATGTCACGGCTGGGCCTGACACCGGGGCCGCGGGCAGCAGCAAACCGCGGTCTGTTGGGCCGCAGTGGCAGGCTCTGCTCGGATGAGGCCACAGCCCGCCAGAGAGCCCCGTCCCGGGATGGGGAGGGCAGCAGAACCCGGCGGCTACCCACGTGCCTGGGGAGATCAGAACCCGGCGGCGACAAATCAGCATCGCCCATCGCCTCCTTTCCCTCAACGACAGAAGTGTGAAAGCGGCACTAGGCTCCCCGAGGCGGGCGGAAGCGACTCTCCCTCCCCACAAGCCTCAGATCGCCAAGTCAGGCTCTCCACAAGCATTACCGctctccccctcctcacctGGGCCACTGCGGGTGCCACCGAGAAGCAGGGCGGCGGGAAAAACGAGCAGGGCGAGCAACAGCAACTGCGATAGGCGCCTCATAATGGCAGCAAAGACAACTCCCCGGTACGCAGCACCGGACCGGCGCCTGCTGTTTACCGACTCTTCTAAATGGCGGCGGCTGCCTCCAGCCGGGAGCAGCTCCCGCCCTCGCGCCGCAGCAGACGTGGCTCTCCCGGAACGAGACGGGGAGATCACGTGAGCCTTCGCCTACGTCTACCCCTCGCCACCACTTCTGCTTCTGGGTCGCGGTTGTCCCCTGCTTCCGGCTTGAAAGGGGCAGGATAAATAAAGTGCGGGTCGTGGTGTAGATTCATTCGCGGCGTGAGAGGGCTTTCTCCTCCGTCTCTCCTGTGCGGGCCCGCTGTTTGAGGTGACTCGCAATAGGATAGCCCTGCCTGGAACGGGGCGGCTGCCGGGAGCAGGGAAGCAATAGTACCGCCGTACTCGGTAGTGGTGAGGACGCACCtcgaatattgtgttcagttttgccctccccaccctttCCAAGAACCacattggggtgctggagcatgtccagagaagggtaacgaagctggcaaagggtcacaagtcttctgaggaacggctgagggaactggactCTATTATTGGTGGTTATTGTGAGTGCCCTTAGAGAAAGACTGTGGCTGCCGGATTTACTCATACTGCAGCGTATCGGTATCACCATCAGTTACTGTGTTACCCGTGCTGTTCCCGCCCAGCCATCGCACCAGAGCCGGTTCCTTCTCGCCCGTTGTGCGGCCGTTCTCGATGCTTTTTGACCTAGCGTCAGCGCCGTAGGGACTGCCCTGGCTCCCGTGGCCCTTCCTGCCTATCACCACTATGAGCGCCGCCATGGATTACCGGGCCAGAGGGATGAGCCAGATCGTGCCCGGGCAGTTTGACGATGCGGATTGCTCCGACGGGTAATAGGCAGAGGGGCTGAGTGGGGGCCGCTCGAGGAGGGTCGTAAATCGGTGCGGGGCCTGGAGAGAGGGGTTGGACGCGGTTCCCCAGCGGTTTCCGCAGGCCCCGTCGGAGCCGCTCTTGCGACGGATGGCTTG
The window above is part of the Indicator indicator isolate 239-I01 chromosome 6, UM_Iind_1.1, whole genome shotgun sequence genome. Proteins encoded here:
- the SSR1 gene encoding translocon-associated protein subunit alpha isoform X3, with product MRRLSQLLLLALLVFPAALLLGGTRSLLVAAQDATEDEEAVEDTVVEDEDDEAEVEEDEPTDLTEEKEEEDLSGEPKASPSADTTILFVKGEGKSPPMGGRPFGLVINLNYRDVNGNIFQDAVFNQTVTVIEKEDGLDGETIFMYMFLAGLGLLVIVGLHQLLESRKRKRPVQKVEMGTSNQNDVDMSWIPQETLNQINKASPRRLPYKRAQKRAVGSDE
- the SSR1 gene encoding translocon-associated protein subunit alpha isoform X2 translates to MRRLSQLLLLALLVFPAALLLGGTRSLLVAAQDATEDEEAVEDTVVEDEDDEAEVEEDEPTDLTEEKEEEDLSGEPKASPSADTTILFVKGEDFPANNIVKFLVGFTNKGTEDFIVESLDASFRYPQDYQFYIQNFTALPLNTVVPPQRQATFEYSFIPAEPMGGRPFGLVINLNYRDVNGNIFQDAVFNQTVTVIEKEDGLDGETIFMYMFLAGLGLLVIVGLHQLLESRKRKRPVQKVEMGTSNQNDVDMSWIPQETLNQINKASPRRLPYKRAQKRAVGSDE
- the SSR1 gene encoding translocon-associated protein subunit alpha isoform X1, translating into MRRLSQLLLLALLVFPAALLLGGTRSGPGLLVAAQDATEDEEAVEDTVVEDEDDEAEVEEDEPTDLTEEKEEEDLSGEPKASPSADTTILFVKGEDFPANNIVKFLVGFTNKGTEDFIVESLDASFRYPQDYQFYIQNFTALPLNTVVPPQRQATFEYSFIPAEPMGGRPFGLVINLNYRDVNGNIFQDAVFNQTVTVIEKEDGLDGETIFMYMFLAGLGLLVIVGLHQLLESRKRKRPVQKVEMGTSNQNDVDMSWIPQETLNQINKASPRRLPYKRAQKRAVGSDE